One region of Limnospira fusiformis SAG 85.79 genomic DNA includes:
- a CDS encoding AbrB/MazE/SpoVT family DNA-binding domain-containing protein, which yields MIPEPVRKQLNLQAGDQLTLTLEKDGSLRLVSWREQVQKLRGIFKDISNGVSLADELIRERRSETQPDDQW from the coding sequence ATGATTCCCGAACCTGTGCGGAAACAACTGAACCTGCAAGCGGGCGATCAACTCACTTTAACCCTTGAAAAAGATGGCAGCCTGCGTCTGGTCAGTTGGCGTGAGCAAGTCCAAAAACTCCGGGGAATTTTTAAAGATATTTCAAACGGTGTAAGTCTCGCCGACGAACTGATTCGAGAACGGCGTTCCGAAACACAGCCGGACGACCAATGGTGA
- a CDS encoding IS630-like element ISAtsp1 family transposase codes for MPAPYSYDLRQKVIDAIELDGMPKTEASQVFHVSRNTINLWLQRKAQTGDFLPKPHHRPGNNHKITDWEKFKAFAQEHGDKTAAQMAELWDDDISPRTISRALKKIGFTRKKTYGYQERDEQQREEFMAQIEQMEPEEVVYLDEAGMNSQDSDYPYGYCEEGKRFHALKSGKRQGRVSMIAAWCHQQLLAPFSFEGCCHRTVFELWLEFILIPTLKPGQTLVLDNATFHKGGRIAELVEAAQCRLLYLPPYSPDLNKIEKCWSWLKARIRHCIEQFDSLHDAMDSVLKAAS; via the coding sequence ATGCCAGCCCCCTATAGTTACGACCTCAGACAAAAAGTTATTGATGCAATTGAACTAGACGGTATGCCCAAAACAGAAGCCAGTCAAGTTTTCCATGTCAGCCGGAACACCATTAATCTCTGGCTGCAAAGAAAAGCACAGACCGGAGACTTCCTCCCTAAACCTCATCACCGACCTGGCAATAACCACAAAATTACCGACTGGGAAAAATTCAAGGCTTTTGCCCAAGAGCATGGCGACAAAACAGCAGCTCAAATGGCTGAACTTTGGGATGACGACATCTCTCCTCGCACCATATCCAGAGCCTTGAAGAAAATTGGCTTCACCAGAAAAAAAACTTACGGCTACCAAGAACGTGATGAGCAACAGCGAGAGGAGTTTATGGCTCAGATTGAACAGATGGAGCCGGAAGAAGTGGTCTACCTCGATGAAGCCGGCATGAATAGTCAGGACTCGGATTACCCTTATGGTTACTGCGAGGAAGGAAAACGCTTCCATGCACTCAAATCAGGGAAGAGGCAGGGCAGGGTAAGTATGATAGCCGCATGGTGTCATCAACAACTCTTAGCTCCCTTTAGCTTTGAGGGTTGTTGTCATCGGACAGTGTTTGAGTTGTGGTTGGAGTTCATCTTAATTCCAACATTGAAGCCAGGTCAGACTCTAGTATTGGACAATGCAACGTTTCATAAAGGGGGACGGATTGCTGAACTGGTGGAGGCAGCTCAATGCCGTTTACTCTATCTTCCGCCTTATTCGCCAGACCTCAACAAGATAGAGAAATGTTGGTCGTGGCTGAAAGCCCGTATTCGCCACTGCATTGAGCAGTTTGATTCTCTCCATGATGCCATGGATTCCGTTCTCAAAGCTGCGTCCTAA
- the lysS gene encoding lysine--tRNA ligase, with amino-acid sequence MPENPTRNELEVRAKKVEELRSQGIEPYPSVAFERSHLAQEIHDHFSQPQHQLANGEADPQALPLRVCGRITFKRDSGSIGFIGLTDASATIQLKIEKKLVTGDPGLTFNQIKKLLDIGDFIGVEGIGCRTNRGELSIQVSRLDVISKATIPFPDSYYGINDPELCRRHREIDLVSNSTSLQRFKLRSRIIRSIRTYLWNAGFDEIETPVLQTIYGGAAARPFITHHNALDIDLYLRIATELFLKRAVCGGMEKVFEIGRVFRNEGIDSTHNPEFTSIEVYQAYADYFQIMALVEDLICAVATEVLGGSTQIDYQGDKISIDRQYDYSNIYPTFTGKHWRVKTMVEAVRDETGLDFDTLEFSEAKSKAEAIGVRLTDLNTQNLGYLLYAVFDQKVESTLIEPTFIIDFPVEVSPLAKRHRSKPGFVERFELFIHGTEYSNGFSELNDPVDQRQRFEEQLAQKQAGDDEAHPMDEDFIQALSLGMPNCGGMGIGVDRLVMFLTDTQSIRDAILFPTMRSFKDT; translated from the coding sequence ATGCCTGAGAATCCAACCCGCAACGAATTAGAAGTTCGTGCCAAAAAAGTCGAAGAATTGCGTAGTCAGGGTATTGAACCCTATCCTAGCGTAGCTTTTGAGCGATCGCACCTCGCCCAAGAAATTCACGATCACTTTTCCCAACCACAACACCAACTCGCCAACGGAGAAGCCGACCCCCAAGCACTTCCCCTGCGAGTCTGTGGTCGCATCACCTTCAAACGCGATAGCGGTAGTATTGGCTTTATTGGCTTAACCGACGCATCAGCAACCATTCAACTCAAAATCGAGAAAAAACTCGTCACAGGCGACCCCGGTTTAACATTCAACCAAATTAAAAAACTTCTCGATATTGGCGACTTTATCGGAGTCGAGGGTATTGGCTGCCGCACCAACCGGGGGGAACTCTCCATTCAAGTATCCCGCCTTGACGTGATCTCCAAAGCTACCATACCCTTCCCCGACTCCTACTATGGCATCAATGACCCCGAACTCTGTCGCCGCCACCGGGAAATAGACCTAGTTAGTAATTCCACATCCCTACAGCGGTTTAAACTCCGTAGCCGCATTATCCGCAGCATTCGCACCTATCTATGGAATGCCGGATTTGATGAAATTGAAACCCCCGTCCTCCAGACTATTTATGGCGGCGCGGCGGCGCGACCCTTTATTACCCATCACAATGCCCTAGATATTGATTTATACTTGCGTATTGCTACCGAATTGTTCTTAAAACGTGCCGTTTGTGGCGGTATGGAAAAGGTTTTCGAGATTGGTCGTGTCTTTCGTAACGAGGGAATTGATAGCACCCATAACCCAGAATTTACCTCCATTGAAGTCTATCAAGCCTATGCTGACTATTTCCAAATTATGGCTTTGGTTGAAGACTTAATCTGTGCCGTAGCTACAGAGGTTTTGGGCGGGTCTACTCAGATTGATTATCAGGGAGATAAAATCAGTATCGATCGCCAATATGACTACAGCAATATTTATCCCACATTCACCGGAAAACATTGGCGGGTTAAAACTATGGTCGAAGCTGTCCGAGATGAAACTGGCTTAGATTTTGATACCCTGGAATTCTCAGAAGCTAAATCCAAAGCTGAAGCGATCGGCGTGAGACTCACAGACTTAAATACTCAAAATTTGGGATATTTACTCTATGCCGTCTTTGACCAAAAGGTAGAATCAACCCTAATTGAACCTACATTTATTATTGATTTTCCCGTAGAAGTCAGTCCCTTGGCTAAACGACACCGTTCTAAGCCGGGATTTGTAGAGAGGTTTGAATTATTTATTCATGGCACTGAATATTCTAACGGGTTTTCTGAGTTAAATGACCCCGTAGATCAACGCCAGCGATTTGAGGAACAATTGGCTCAAAAACAAGCCGGAGATGATGAAGCACACCCCATGGATGAAGATTTTATTCAAGCACTTTCTTTGGGGATGCCTAACTGTGGTGGTATGGGAATTGGAGTTGACCGCCTAGTTATGTTTTTAACTGATACCCAGAGTATCCGCGATGCTATTTTATTCCCAACTATGCGTTCCTTCAAAGATACTTAA
- a CDS encoding IS630 family transposase, translating into MPAPYSYDLRQKVIDAIELDGMPKTEASPVFHVSRNTINLWLQRKAQTGDFLPKPNHPPGNNHKITDWHKFKAFAQEHGDQTSAQMAELWDDDISPRTISRALKKIGFTRKKTYGYQERDEQQREEFIAQIEQMEPEGLVYLDEAGINSQDSDYPYGYCEQGQRFHVLKSGKRQGRVSMIAAWCHQQLLAPFSFEGCCNRTVFELWLEFILIPTLKPGQTLVLDNATFHKGGRIPELVEAAQCRLLYLPPYSPDLNKIEKCWSWLKARIRHCIEQFDSLHNAMDSVLQAAS; encoded by the coding sequence ATGCCAGCCCCCTATAGTTACGACCTCAGACAAAAAGTTATTGATGCAATTGAACTAGACGGTATGCCCAAAACAGAAGCCAGTCCAGTTTTCCATGTCAGCCGGAACACCATTAATCTCTGGCTGCAAAGAAAAGCACAGACCGGAGACTTCCTCCCTAAACCTAATCACCCACCTGGCAATAACCACAAAATTACCGACTGGCATAAATTCAAAGCTTTTGCCCAAGAGCATGGCGATCAAACCTCCGCTCAAATGGCTGAACTTTGGGATGACGACATCTCTCCTCGCACCATATCCAGAGCCTTGAAGAAAATTGGCTTCACCAGAAAAAAAACTTACGGCTACCAAGAACGTGATGAGCAACAGCGAGAGGAGTTTATTGCTCAGATTGAACAGATGGAGCCGGAAGGGTTGGTTTACCTCGATGAAGCTGGCATCAATAGTCAAGACTCGGATTATCCTTATGGTTACTGTGAGCAAGGACAACGCTTCCATGTCCTCAAATCCGGGAAGAGGCAGGGCAGGGTGAGCATGATTGCGGCATGGTGTCATCAACAACTCTTAGCCCCCTTTAGCTTTGAGGGTTGTTGTAATCGGACAGTGTTTGAGTTGTGGTTGGAGTTCATCTTAATTCCAACACTGAAGCCAGGTCAGACTCTAGTGCTAGACAATGCAACGTTTCATAAAGGGGGACGGATTCCTGAGCTAGTGGAGGCGGCTCAATGCCGTTTGCTCTATCTACCACCTTATTCGCCAGACCTCAACAAGATAGAGAAATGTTGGTCGTGGTTGAAAGCCCGCATTCGCCATTGTATTGAGCAGTTTGATTCTCTCCATAATGCCATGGATTCCGTTCTCCAAGCTGCGTCCTAA
- a CDS encoding SGNH/GDSL hydrolase family protein, with protein MERQPEILTPPRILTRLINSITGIYCPFINVRSIRESDALYILWAGANDYLGGRETDVNIPVNNITQAVSSLYGVGARNFLVLNLPQLGKTPIAQFNPFDPVDPFNSFNPAALNSLSIQHNQALQQGILGLNKSLSNAHISFFDVGSLFDNAIANPQQFGLTNVTDSCLSLRSGTICQNPHEYLFWDYIHPTTTAHQIIASGVYHQMQTEYNKKSVPEPSATVALIV; from the coding sequence ATGGAGCGACAACCGGAGATTTTAACGCCACCCAGGATTTTGACCAGGTTGATCAACTCAATTACAGGCATTTATTGCCCCTTTATTAATGTCCGGTCAATCCGCGAATCTGATGCGTTATATATTCTTTGGGCGGGAGCAAATGATTATTTAGGGGGAAGGGAAACTGATGTAAATATCCCGGTTAATAATATTACGCAAGCTGTAAGTTCTTTGTATGGTGTGGGAGCCCGTAATTTTCTAGTGCTAAATTTACCGCAATTAGGAAAAACACCCATTGCCCAATTTAATCCCTTCGACCCAGTTGACCCTTTTAATTCCTTTAACCCCGCCGCACTTAATAGCCTCAGTATCCAACATAATCAAGCCTTACAGCAAGGAATATTAGGGTTAAATAAAAGTTTATCTAATGCCCATATTAGCTTTTTTGATGTGGGTAGTTTATTCGATAATGCGATCGCTAACCCTCAACAATTTGGATTAACCAACGTAACTGATAGCTGTCTATCCTTAAGATCAGGCACAATTTGTCAGAACCCCCACGAGTATCTATTCTGGGATTATATCCACCCCACTACCACAGCCCATCAAATTATTGCTAGTGGCGTTTATCATCAAATGCAAACAGAATATAATAAGAAATCTGTCCCCGAACCTTCAGCCACTGTAGCTTTAATTGTTTGA
- a CDS encoding LysR family transcriptional regulator, whose translation MNLFHVRVLMAVVAKGSFSEAALDLNISQSSVSRAIASLENELGIPLLCRGRFGAHLTPIGEKVLGHAQKILELRETIDHEVNLEKGLQGSKVRVASFRSAATHILPPKVAEFRSRFPNVEVKITETDPVGVEQALRTGQVDIGLVPLPRSEEFDTWEIARDEYVVLLPNSKQPIPQNLTWEELSAHAFILYNYAECTSAVREHWARWGQTLKIAYEIKEDSTIVSMVAQGLGAAILPRLAALPIPKSVKVRSLPVPLERAIGAAILSNGLHPPAVFAFLDVLR comes from the coding sequence ATGAATTTGTTTCATGTGCGGGTGTTAATGGCTGTGGTCGCCAAGGGTAGCTTTTCTGAGGCTGCGCTGGATTTGAATATTTCCCAATCCTCGGTGAGTAGGGCGATCGCATCTTTAGAAAATGAGTTAGGGATTCCCCTATTGTGTAGGGGGCGCTTTGGAGCGCATTTAACCCCCATTGGTGAAAAAGTCCTAGGTCACGCCCAGAAAATCCTGGAACTGCGGGAGACTATCGACCACGAGGTGAATTTGGAAAAGGGGTTACAGGGGTCTAAGGTGCGGGTGGCTTCTTTTCGCAGTGCGGCTACCCATATTTTGCCGCCGAAAGTGGCTGAGTTTCGCAGTCGTTTTCCTAATGTAGAGGTGAAAATTACCGAGACTGATCCTGTGGGGGTGGAACAGGCTTTGCGGACGGGTCAGGTGGATATTGGTTTAGTTCCTTTACCGCGATCTGAAGAGTTTGATACTTGGGAAATTGCCCGGGATGAGTATGTAGTATTATTGCCCAATTCTAAGCAACCAATTCCCCAAAATTTAACCTGGGAAGAGTTGTCAGCTCATGCTTTTATATTGTACAATTATGCTGAGTGTACTTCGGCGGTGCGAGAACATTGGGCTAGGTGGGGACAGACCCTAAAAATTGCCTATGAGATTAAGGAAGATTCTACTATTGTTAGTATGGTGGCTCAAGGTTTAGGGGCCGCAATTCTGCCCCGGTTGGCGGCGCTACCTATTCCTAAGTCGGTGAAAGTGCGATCGCTTCCAGTACCCTTAGAAAGGGCGATCGGCGCGGCTATTCTTAGTAATGGTCTGCATCCTCCGGCGGTTTTCGCCTTCCTCGATGTATTACGTTAG
- a CDS encoding sucrose synthase: MSELIQNVIDSDEKQDLRQFASELRISEKRYLLRNDILQAFADYCLKFQKSDHFVHSSNLSKLIYYTQEIILENESICLIVRPQIATQERFRLRPDLSVDVMSVQELLDLRDHFVDHHHPHEGNIFAIDFGPFYDYSPQLRDSKNIGKGVRYLNRYLSSKLFQDSNQWLESLYQFLSLHSYNGLQLMINDRITNQNQLSHAIKKAISLLNKRSPKEPYENFRFELQEIGFEPGWGNTARRALETLEMLDELLDSPDHQVLEAFLARIPMIFRIVLVSIHGWFGQEGVLGRPDTGGQVVYILDQARSLEMELEEELKLSGLSVLGVQPKVMILTRLIPHSDGTRCHQRLEKVYGTKNAWILRVPFREFNPNVTQNWISRFEIWPYLETFSIDAETEILAEFQGRPDLIVGNYSDGNLVAFLLSKRLNVIQCNVAHALEKSKYVFSDLYWQNMEDKYHFSLQFTADLIAMNAANFIISSTYQEIIGTTDSVGQYESYKSYTMPGLYHVVNGIELFSPKFNVVPPGVNETIFFPYTRTEERISSDRQRLENLIFHLDDPSQVFGKLADPTKPPLFSVARLDRIKNITGLVECYGQHPELQEKANLIFIAGKLRVEDSSDYEEAEEIQKMYHLIEHYNLYDKVRWLGVRLSKTDTGEMYRVIADHHGVFVQPALFEAFGLTILEAMISGLPTFATQFGGPLEIIKDKINGFYINPTNYDETAAKLDEFLLRCQYNIGFWNEISQRGMDRVYSSYTWKIHTSRLLTLTRVYGFWKYISKEKRADMMRYLEALFYLIYKPRSQELLQQHLQR, encoded by the coding sequence ATGTCCGAACTCATTCAGAACGTAATTGATAGCGACGAAAAACAGGATCTGCGACAATTCGCTAGTGAACTGAGAATCTCAGAAAAGCGATATTTACTCCGCAATGATATCCTACAAGCCTTTGCTGATTATTGCCTTAAATTTCAAAAATCAGATCATTTTGTTCATAGTTCTAACCTCAGTAAACTGATTTACTATACCCAAGAAATTATTCTCGAAAATGAAAGCATTTGCTTGATTGTACGTCCCCAGATAGCCACCCAGGAAAGGTTTCGTCTCCGACCTGATCTATCCGTTGATGTCATGAGTGTTCAGGAATTGCTCGATTTACGAGATCACTTCGTGGACCATCACCATCCCCATGAAGGTAATATTTTCGCCATAGACTTTGGCCCCTTTTATGACTATTCTCCCCAACTGCGAGACTCCAAAAATATCGGTAAAGGAGTCCGTTATCTCAACCGCTATTTATCGAGCAAACTCTTTCAAGACTCTAATCAATGGCTGGAATCTCTGTATCAATTTCTGAGCCTCCATTCTTATAATGGCTTACAATTAATGATTAACGATCGCATCACTAATCAAAACCAACTTTCCCACGCCATTAAAAAAGCCATTTCATTACTTAATAAGCGTTCCCCCAAAGAACCCTACGAAAACTTCCGGTTTGAATTGCAAGAAATTGGCTTTGAACCCGGATGGGGAAATACCGCCAGACGCGCCTTAGAAACCCTAGAAATGCTAGACGAACTTCTGGACTCTCCCGACCATCAAGTTTTAGAAGCATTCCTCGCTCGTATTCCCATGATTTTCCGTATCGTTTTAGTCTCTATTCATGGCTGGTTTGGTCAGGAAGGGGTCTTAGGTCGTCCTGATACAGGCGGTCAAGTTGTCTATATTTTAGACCAGGCGCGTAGCTTAGAAATGGAACTAGAGGAAGAATTGAAACTCTCGGGCTTGAGTGTTTTGGGGGTGCAACCAAAAGTGATGATTTTAACTCGTTTAATTCCTCATAGTGATGGAACTCGTTGTCATCAACGATTAGAAAAAGTTTATGGCACTAAAAATGCCTGGATTCTCAGGGTTCCCTTCCGGGAATTTAACCCTAATGTTACCCAAAACTGGATATCTCGGTTTGAGATATGGCCTTACCTAGAAACTTTTTCTATTGATGCTGAAACTGAAATTTTGGCGGAGTTCCAAGGTCGCCCTGATTTAATTGTTGGCAATTATTCTGATGGTAATTTGGTGGCATTTTTGCTGTCTAAACGCCTGAATGTTATTCAGTGTAATGTAGCTCATGCTTTAGAAAAATCTAAATATGTGTTTAGTGATTTGTACTGGCAGAATATGGAGGATAAATATCATTTCTCCTTGCAATTTACCGCCGATTTGATTGCTATGAATGCCGCTAATTTTATTATTAGCAGCACCTATCAAGAAATTATTGGCACTACTGATAGTGTCGGTCAGTATGAGTCTTATAAGTCTTATACTATGCCCGGTTTATATCATGTGGTCAATGGTATCGAACTATTTAGCCCGAAATTTAATGTGGTTCCCCCTGGGGTCAATGAGACCATTTTCTTCCCCTATACTCGCACCGAAGAACGCATATCAAGCGATCGCCAACGACTAGAAAATTTGATTTTTCACCTGGATGACCCTAGTCAAGTGTTTGGGAAATTGGCTGACCCAACTAAACCACCCCTATTTTCTGTCGCTCGTTTAGACCGGATTAAAAATATCACTGGTTTGGTAGAATGCTATGGTCAACATCCCGAACTCCAAGAAAAAGCTAACTTGATTTTTATTGCGGGAAAACTGCGGGTTGAAGATTCTAGCGACTATGAAGAAGCCGAAGAAATTCAAAAGATGTATCATCTCATTGAGCATTATAATCTTTATGATAAAGTTCGCTGGCTCGGTGTCCGTCTTTCTAAAACTGATACCGGGGAAATGTATCGGGTAATTGCTGACCATCATGGTGTCTTTGTACAACCGGCTCTATTTGAAGCCTTTGGGTTAACTATTTTAGAAGCCATGATATCCGGTTTACCTACCTTTGCTACTCAATTCGGTGGACCCCTGGAAATTATCAAAGATAAAATTAATGGCTTTTACATTAACCCCACTAACTATGACGAGACTGCTGCTAAGTTAGATGAGTTTCTGCTTCGATGTCAATATAATATTGGCTTCTGGAATGAAATTTCTCAACGGGGCATGGATCGGGTTTACAGCAGCTATACTTGGAAAATACACACTTCCCGATTGTTGACTCTTACCCGCGTCTATGGGTTCTGGAAATATATCTCTAAAGAAAAACGCGCCGATATGATGCGCTATTTGGAGGCTTTATTCTATTTGATCTATAAACCCAGGTCTCAGGAGTTATTACAACAGCATCTACAGCGTTAG
- a CDS encoding peptidoglycan-binding domain-containing protein, translating into MGIKTAIIAGIMALAIPSFTGPAIATSGTRSAIAESEIERLLQLTQDRRSFSDDQSLFSEPFYQPEQPTGDRRTLADPFYQPSEEIREETTFAEPFYQPSEEIREETTFAEPFYQPSEEIREETTFAEPFYQPEENQVRPREMTLARGTEGAQVAGLQQRLEVHGFSVGRIDSLFGPRTERSLIQFQLAKGLRPTGVVDRSTWQALSKDPHQQTIAETLIKQGDRGSKVRTLQTRLELTGHDPGPVDGIFGPKTLSAVSDFQLAMGLEATGVVDEKTWKVLGDRSN; encoded by the coding sequence ATGGGTATCAAAACTGCTATCATTGCTGGCATCATGGCTTTAGCAATTCCCAGCTTTACAGGTCCCGCGATCGCCACGTCCGGGACTAGATCGGCGATCGCAGAGTCCGAAATTGAACGACTTCTCCAACTAACCCAAGATCGTCGGAGTTTCTCTGATGATCAAAGTCTATTCTCGGAACCGTTTTATCAGCCAGAACAGCCAACAGGCGATCGTCGCACTTTGGCTGACCCTTTCTACCAACCCAGTGAGGAAATTCGCGAAGAAACTACCTTTGCTGAACCTTTCTACCAACCCAGTGAGGAAATTCGCGAAGAAACTACCTTTGCTGAACCTTTCTACCAACCCAGTGAGGAAATTCGCGAAGAAACTACCTTTGCTGAACCCTTCTATCAACCTGAAGAAAACCAGGTTCGACCTAGGGAAATGACCCTAGCGCGAGGAACTGAAGGAGCACAGGTCGCCGGTTTACAGCAGCGCCTGGAAGTACATGGCTTTTCTGTCGGTCGTATAGATAGTCTCTTTGGTCCCCGCACTGAACGATCCCTCATTCAGTTTCAATTGGCTAAGGGTCTCAGACCTACTGGAGTGGTCGATCGCAGCACTTGGCAGGCTCTCTCAAAAGATCCTCACCAGCAGACTATAGCAGAAACTCTCATTAAACAAGGCGATCGCGGTTCTAAAGTCAGAACTCTGCAAACTCGCCTAGAGTTGACTGGACATGATCCGGGTCCTGTTGATGGTATATTTGGTCCGAAAACTTTGTCGGCTGTCTCTGACTTTCAGTTGGCTATGGGCTTAGAAGCTACCGGGGTTGTAGATGAAAAAACCTGGAAAGTTTTAGGCGATCGCTCTAACTAG